One stretch of Flavobacteriales bacterium DNA includes these proteins:
- a CDS encoding histidine kinase — MSGQTKVLDSLRDVVYSVPAENQLREAYVDHLFEYQKAYLVAVNYDSIQAIANRAFRIANQLKTTKSLGKAHMMLGRFYSKKKQDEQALKHYLKSRALLQELSDQKLKFICDSEIGAVYFSKGYLNKELDSALLFFEKAVNQSKAIDEVYQVKSLHQLSLAHLVLGNFEASRKYIKQLSEVPREQQGELYYNVSLMNFFEFQNNKDSALFYGKKSYEEYNKNEEIPYDVAVWAAIKYANCFYSFYEDDSAKVYFEQAIVMALEKGDVISYSKAFGPLNFLYSVKGDSEASMRLCQQAINWGQKVGDSALIAQAMYNSTFVYGKLENYQEAINIYIELLRAYDQFLPIPTEVAYTNLSYNYYEILDYLNAIKYATLSKEIDTSNPTTFYNLADAILGAYLDTTIQKKHVLEHLNVLPVSGWDEKQISDTILNLVRSNYTIAVDLIENQENKRILIHPYYGLGDYYEVVGNQQKAAFYYEQSWRVADGTEMMELSNKIKIARKLYWFYRNETQQLTKALEWIEVLDSLKDEEKKSENLELLGRQQAEFEYSQKIYTDSLELVRQNEIEVLKEQQKEEQQFIVVAFSVLLAIVLLIVMYLFFRRKALKSENKLISLEQKLLRTQMNPHFIFNSLTTIGGFIVANRVNDSYNYISQFSKLIRLILESSRKEEITLESELIIIENFLSLHQMNKKEELSYEVNYKKEILDEEIMIPPMLLQPFIENAVKYGEMSASNACKVVINFELKGKELYCSVRDFGEGFSPSNEKKGSSYSIQITKERIATIKSQIGKAVRLNIVDLSNSKGEEKGVLVEIFVQV, encoded by the coding sequence GTGTCTGGTCAAACAAAAGTACTCGACTCTCTTCGTGATGTCGTGTATAGCGTTCCTGCTGAAAATCAATTGAGAGAAGCGTATGTAGATCACTTATTTGAATACCAAAAAGCATATTTAGTAGCGGTAAATTATGACTCAATACAAGCTATTGCCAATAGAGCATTTAGAATAGCTAATCAACTGAAAACAACAAAGTCACTGGGGAAAGCTCACATGATGTTGGGGAGGTTTTATAGTAAAAAGAAACAAGATGAACAGGCATTAAAACACTATTTAAAATCAAGGGCATTGCTACAAGAGTTAAGTGATCAAAAACTAAAGTTTATTTGTGATTCAGAAATAGGTGCCGTTTATTTTAGCAAAGGTTACTTAAATAAAGAGCTGGATAGTGCATTGCTTTTTTTTGAAAAAGCGGTTAATCAATCCAAAGCTATTGATGAGGTTTATCAGGTGAAAAGTTTGCATCAATTGTCTTTAGCTCATTTGGTTTTAGGGAATTTTGAGGCTTCAAGAAAATATATTAAACAGTTGTCAGAAGTTCCTCGAGAGCAGCAAGGGGAATTGTATTACAATGTGAGTCTAATGAATTTTTTTGAATTTCAAAACAATAAAGATTCTGCACTTTTTTATGGGAAGAAAAGTTATGAGGAATATAACAAAAACGAAGAAATTCCATACGATGTGGCGGTTTGGGCTGCGATAAAATACGCGAATTGTTTTTATTCTTTTTATGAGGATGATTCGGCTAAGGTTTATTTTGAACAAGCTATTGTAATGGCATTAGAGAAAGGAGATGTTATTTCTTATTCAAAAGCATTTGGCCCACTAAATTTTTTATATTCAGTAAAGGGCGATTCAGAAGCGTCAATGAGATTATGCCAACAGGCAATTAATTGGGGGCAAAAAGTTGGCGATTCAGCATTGATAGCTCAGGCAATGTATAATTCAACTTTTGTATACGGTAAATTAGAAAACTACCAAGAGGCAATTAATATTTATATAGAGTTATTGAGGGCTTATGATCAATTTCTACCGATACCTACAGAAGTAGCCTACACCAATTTATCATACAATTACTATGAAATATTAGACTATTTAAATGCAATAAAATATGCAACGCTGTCAAAGGAGATCGATACAAGTAATCCTACAACTTTTTATAACTTGGCAGATGCGATTTTAGGAGCGTATTTAGATACAACAATTCAAAAAAAACATGTGCTAGAGCATTTAAATGTATTGCCTGTATCAGGGTGGGATGAAAAGCAAATTAGTGATACTATTTTGAATTTAGTTCGTAGCAATTATACCATCGCTGTTGATTTAATTGAAAACCAAGAGAATAAAAGGATCTTAATTCATCCATATTATGGCCTAGGAGATTATTATGAAGTTGTTGGTAATCAACAAAAAGCGGCTTTTTATTATGAGCAATCTTGGAGAGTGGCAGACGGAACAGAGATGATGGAGCTGTCTAATAAAATTAAAATAGCAAGAAAATTGTATTGGTTTTATCGAAATGAGACACAACAACTAACTAAGGCATTGGAATGGATTGAGGTGTTAGACTCTTTAAAAGATGAAGAAAAAAAATCAGAAAATTTAGAGTTGCTAGGTAGACAACAAGCAGAGTTTGAATATAGTCAAAAAATATATACAGATAGCCTGGAGCTCGTTAGACAAAATGAAATAGAAGTATTAAAAGAGCAACAAAAAGAAGAACAACAATTTATTGTGGTCGCTTTTAGTGTTTTGTTGGCTATTGTATTGTTGATCGTAATGTATCTATTTTTTAGGAGAAAGGCTTTAAAGTCAGAAAATAAGTTGATTTCCTTAGAGCAGAAACTCCTTAGAACACAAATGAATCCACATTTTATTTTCAATTCTTTAACGACCATAGGAGGTTTTATTGTTGCGAACAGGGTAAACGATAGTTATAACTATATTTCTCAGTTTTCTAAATTGATTCGATTAATATTAGAATCATCAAGAAAAGAAGAAATCACTTTAGAATCAGAATTGATAATTATCGAAAACTTTTTATCCCTTCATCAAATGAACAAGAAAGAGGAGTTAAGTTATGAAGTGAATTATAAAAAAGAAATCTTAGATGAAGAGATTATGATTCCACCAATGTTGTTGCAGCCTTTTATTGAGAATGCTGTGAAATATGGTGAAATGTCAGCATCTAATGCATGTAAAGTAGTCATAAATTTTGAGCTGAAAGGAAAAGAGTTGTATTGTAGTGTTAGAGATTTTGGAGAGGGATTCAGTCCATCAAACGAAAAAAAAGGCTCGTCTTACTCTATACAAATAACAAAAGAAAGAATCGCTACCATTAAAAGTCAAATAGGTAAAGCAGTACGGTTAAATATTGTAGATTTATCTAATTCTAAAGGAGAAGAAAAGGGGGTCTTGGTAGAAATATTTGTACAGGTATAA